The genomic region CCCTGGAAGAACTGGCGAAGTCGTTTCGCTATGAATCATCTCCATTGCTTTCCACACCGCTGCATTGATCGCGATCATGTCAGCATCCTCCTTAGATTGATTGTTGGAGTAATGTTGTTTCTTATGAAATGGGAATAAAGAAAATGTGTGATGGCGGTTATTAGTGGAAGGGGTGTTAGTGCAACTAAACTCGTATTCACCCGGTGGGGGAATCATAAACGATTCTTGTGATCCGTTGTTGTGATGATGGTGGTGGAACATTAGGTTTTGTAATGCCTTACTAGCGATTTTGCCACGTTTGACCATCATATTAAGATCGAGCAATAACTTTCGCTTAGATATGTTTTTTCGTAACATGAAATACGCTACTCGCACCAAGTTCCAAACTTTTTTGGCTAAAATTGGTTGGTTTTGTTCCATTTTTGTAAGTATGAAAGTTCTTGT from Rutidosis leptorrhynchoides isolate AG116_Rl617_1_P2 chromosome 9, CSIRO_AGI_Rlap_v1, whole genome shotgun sequence harbors:
- the LOC139867770 gene encoding uncharacterized protein, which translates into the protein MEQNQPILAKKVWNLVRVAYFMLRKNISKRKLLLDLNMMVKRGKIASKALQNLMFHHHHHNNGSQESFMIPPPGEYEFSCTNTPSTNNRHHTFSLFPFHKKQHYSNNQSKEDADMIAINAAVWKAMEMIHSETTSPVLPGFGMSPMVRQLRVTDSPFPLTNGDEDSHVVDEAAERFINRFYNDLRKQNTNAIRE